TTCTACCGCCTGACCAACTACGATCCGAAAGTGCGTCGGCGCATCCGTCTGACCATCGAAGCGATTTACGACTTCGGTGCCGACTATGCCGAACAGAATAACGATAATGACTATGCAAAACGCATGGCACTCGGACTGGCGCGTTCTTTTATCAGCTCGACCCGCTTCGTGCTCGATAAGGAACACGCCAAATCCATGCTCTTTAAGGGGCGTTACCTCTTGGAACAACTGATAAATCTTCCGAAAAAAGAACTGCCCAACTATCAGCTACCAAAGGAGCTCTTCCGTGACTAATTTGAAAATTGGCGTTGTCGGTATTCCCGGCAAATGGTCAACCGAAGTCCTGGCCGACGAGATCGAAGCGAAAACCGGTTTCCGGATGGTCATCGATATCGAAAAAGTCGTCGCCGATCTCTCGACGCCGAAAGTCACCTATCAGGGGCAGTGCCTGTGCGAACTCGACGGCATTATTATCAAAAAGATCTCTCAGACCTACAGCCCGATGGTGATCGACCGTCTGGAAATTCTGCGTTTCGTCGAATCCTGCGGTGTGAAAGTCTATTCCAAACCGAGCGAGATCATCCGCCTGGTGGATCGCATGAGCTGCACCATCTCCCTGGCGCGGGCAAAAATCCCCATGCCGAAAACGTGTATTACCGAAGATCACGACGCCGCCTTCAATACCGTCAAAGAATTCGGTGAAGTGGTGCTCAAGCCGCTGTTTTCCACCAAGGCGCGCGGTATGGAAGTGATAAAGGCGGATCAGAAGGAGAGCGAAATCCGCAAACAACTGCAGGCGTTCTATCACACGCATCAGTTTTACTACATTCAGCAGAAAATGAATTTGCCCGGTCATGACATGGGGCTGGTTTTCCTCGGCGGCGAATATCAGGGCGCCTATGCCCGGGTCGCCAACGGCGACAGCTGGAACACTACCATTCACTCCGGAGGCAAATACGCCGAAGTGAAGCCGTCGCAGGAAATCATCGACATGGCCCAAAAAGCACAGGCGCAGTTTGACCTCTCCTATACCACGGTCGATATTGCCGAAACCGATCAGGGGCCGGTCTGTTTTGAAGTGTCTGCATTCGGAGGGTTCAAAGGCGCCAAAGAAGGATTGAACCTTAATATGGCGCAGGCCTACACTGATTACGTCATTCAGGATTTACAGAAAAGCGATGCCAATGATTAATGCGTCCCTGATTTCGGAATTGATTGCCAGCCAGCCTGAGGTGCACTCTTCCTGCCTGGAGATTAACCTTAAAGACGCCTGTTACCGAGTGCACAGCAACAGTGAAACTTTGTTGCAGGAGCTGGCCGACTATTTCGGTAATCTGTCCGTGTGGAGCGACGAGGACACGAATAGCGATAAGACGCAAACTTGGGAGACGATTTTTATCTTCGAATCGTCCCTTGCTGAAGAACTGATTGCCGCCACCGACTGGCAGGACTGGAAACGCGAAGCCGGCAAAAGCGGACGCAAAGATGCGGTTTATGATCTCGACACTGCGCACGGCAAACTGCGCCTGCTGTATAAGGTCAAAACCGGGATGCTGTTCCTGCAACCGGCCAGACCGACCCCGGAGTTTCCTCTTATGGCCTTCGGCCCTGCGGAAAAGCATCCCAACCAGATTATCAACTTTATTCTGACCCAGTATCTGAACCGGCATATTCGAAGCAACTGGCTGCTCGGGCACGCCGCAGGCTTGCAGATCAAACAACAGGGTGTCGCCATCGCCGGGCTCTCCGGCGGCGGTAAATCGACTCTGATGCTGCATCTTCTGGAAGAAGGTGAACACTTTATCAGTAATGACCGTCTGCTGTTTAAAGCGGATGCCGCAGAGCACATGCTGATGCGCGGCATCCCAAAGCAACCGCGAATCAACCCGGGCACAATTGTTCATAACCCGCGTCTGCACTCGCTGATTAGCGAACAGCAACGCAGCGAATTTCTCGCCATGCCACAGGAAGCACTGCGCGCTCTGGAGATGAAATTCGATGCCCCGGTAGACCGGCTGTATTGGGAAAACTGCTATGTTCAGGAGCGTGAACTGGACTGGATAGTGATTCTGAACTGGCAGGCGGTCAGCAATGAACGCACTCAAGTGCATCGCACAACTTTGCAGGAGTCGCCGCACCTGATCCCGGCACTGGTCAAAAGCCCCGGCCCTTTTTACAGCGACGCCTCGGGCGAATTTCTGAAAAACGGTCTGATTCCGAATCCCCTCGACTATCAGCAGGCTTTAGGCAAAGTACCGGTTCTGGAACTGACCGGCAAAATCGATTTCACCGAAGCCAAATCGTTAATACTCGACCAACTGAATCAGTCGTCAGAAAACCTGTAATTGAATCAGAACTGCGGCAGATACAGCGCCTGCCCGCTCTCGTCATGAAAGCTCTGCAGCTGCATCTCCAACGCTTCCTGCAGAATCAGCGGTTGCAGGACCTCTTTGGCTTCGCCCTCAGCGACAACCTGCCCCTGTTTAAGTAGAAGTACCCGATCGGCTAGCTGCATGGCCAAAGGCAGATCATGCACTACCATAATCACGCCCAGTCCCTGTCTACACCACTGACGTAACATCGCCGCAAAACACTGCTGATGACGCATATCCAGAGCGGCATTCCACTCATCCATCAGCAGCCACCTGCCGCTGAAATCCATTTCTTCGCCGCGCTTTTCACAGTCGCCAAGAGGCCAGATCTGCGCCAGAGCACGCGCCAGCTGCGCCCGTTTAAACTCCCCGCCGGACAGACTCAAGATCGAACGATCCAGCAGGTTATCCAAGTCGCAAATCGTGATAATACGCTGCAGACAGCGTTCGAAGCGCCCTTCATGCCGATAGGCTTCCAGTAATTCACTGCTGTACTGAATTTCCAATCCCAAACTGACGAGTTGACGGACGGTGAAATCAAACTGCACCCCTTGCTGCTGCTCGACGACGGCCCGTTGCAGCGCAAGCGCCTGTAGACTGATACTGGACAGCGCCTCTTTGTGCCAGAAAATCTCGCCCTCGGTCGGTTCGAGGCTTTTTGCCACAAGGCTTAGCAAGGTGGATTTTCCCGCGCCGTTCTGCCCTAGAATGACATTGATCTGCCCACTCTGGAATTCGGCATTGATCTCTTCAAGCAACTCCGTTTTAGCGATTCGGTAAGCGAGGTTCTGACAGACGATTCGTTTCATTGACGCCATCCTCTACGCTGTTTAAGCAACATCATCAGGAAGAAAGGGGCGCC
The genomic region above belongs to Thiomicrorhabdus xiamenensis and contains:
- a CDS encoding GAK system ATP-grasp enzyme, giving the protein MTNLKIGVVGIPGKWSTEVLADEIEAKTGFRMVIDIEKVVADLSTPKVTYQGQCLCELDGIIIKKISQTYSPMVIDRLEILRFVESCGVKVYSKPSEIIRLVDRMSCTISLARAKIPMPKTCITEDHDAAFNTVKEFGEVVLKPLFSTKARGMEVIKADQKESEIRKQLQAFYHTHQFYYIQQKMNLPGHDMGLVFLGGEYQGAYARVANGDSWNTTIHSGGKYAEVKPSQEIIDMAQKAQAQFDLSYTTVDIAETDQGPVCFEVSAFGGFKGAKEGLNLNMAQAYTDYVIQDLQKSDAND
- a CDS encoding ATP-binding cassette domain-containing protein translates to MKRIVCQNLAYRIAKTELLEEINAEFQSGQINVILGQNGAGKSTLLSLVAKSLEPTEGEIFWHKEALSSISLQALALQRAVVEQQQGVQFDFTVRQLVSLGLEIQYSSELLEAYRHEGRFERCLQRIITICDLDNLLDRSILSLSGGEFKRAQLARALAQIWPLGDCEKRGEEMDFSGRWLLMDEWNAALDMRHQQCFAAMLRQWCRQGLGVIMVVHDLPLAMQLADRVLLLKQGQVVAEGEAKEVLQPLILQEALEMQLQSFHDESGQALYLPQF
- a CDS encoding HprK-related kinase B, with translation MPMINASLISELIASQPEVHSSCLEINLKDACYRVHSNSETLLQELADYFGNLSVWSDEDTNSDKTQTWETIFIFESSLAEELIAATDWQDWKREAGKSGRKDAVYDLDTAHGKLRLLYKVKTGMLFLQPARPTPEFPLMAFGPAEKHPNQIINFILTQYLNRHIRSNWLLGHAAGLQIKQQGVAIAGLSGGGKSTLMLHLLEEGEHFISNDRLLFKADAAEHMLMRGIPKQPRINPGTIVHNPRLHSLISEQQRSEFLAMPQEALRALEMKFDAPVDRLYWENCYVQERELDWIVILNWQAVSNERTQVHRTTLQESPHLIPALVKSPGPFYSDASGEFLKNGLIPNPLDYQQALGKVPVLELTGKIDFTEAKSLILDQLNQSSENL